From one Lycium barbarum isolate Lr01 chromosome 6, ASM1917538v2, whole genome shotgun sequence genomic stretch:
- the LOC132644886 gene encoding uncharacterized protein LOC132644886 isoform X4, translated as MSMPIAASTTICYEGEVLDRLLTAIKREIEIARNSGIAIPEKIWFKQFSVGVNEVTRVLERMPPIPTNERSSLSAKLHSTRLQVILIASDCYPRLLTKHLESLANSKKVPVVFVKDKKRGSLRLGELIKLKTAIAIGVKDKGNQFNQFVSTEMLS; from the exons ATGAGTATGCCAATTGCTGCTTCTACAACAAT TTGCTATGAAGGTGAAGTTCTGGACCGTCTCCTCACAGCGATTAAAAG GGAGATAGAGATAGCTAGAAACTCAGGCATAGCTATACCTGAGAAAATTTGGTTTAAG CAGTTCTCAGTAGGGGTGAATGAAGTTACGCGAGTGCTTGAGAGAATGCCCCCAATTCCTACAAATGAACGCTCATCACTATCGGCCAAATTGCATTCTACTCGACTTCAG GTAATACTAATAGCATCTGATTGTTATCCGCGGTTGCTGACCAAGCATCTGGAAAGCTTGGCTAATTCAAAAAAGGTACCAGTTGTATTTGTCAAAGACAAGAAAAGAGGTTCTTTGAGATTGGGTGAACTGATTAAACTTAAAACTGCAATTGCCATTGGCGTTAAG GATAAAGGAAACCAGTTCAATCAATTTGTCAGCACCGAAATGCTTTCATAA
- the LOC132644886 gene encoding uncharacterized protein LOC132644886 isoform X3, with protein MSMPIAASTTICYEGEVLDRLLTAIKREIEIARNSGIAIPEKIWFKQQFSVGVNEVTRVLERMPPIPTNERSSLSAKLHSTRLQVILIASDCYPRLLTKHLESLANSKKVPVVFVKDKKRGSLRLGELIKLKTAIAIGVKDKGNQFNQFVSTEMLS; from the exons ATGAGTATGCCAATTGCTGCTTCTACAACAAT TTGCTATGAAGGTGAAGTTCTGGACCGTCTCCTCACAGCGATTAAAAG GGAGATAGAGATAGCTAGAAACTCAGGCATAGCTATACCTGAGAAAATTTGGTTTAAG CAGCAGTTCTCAGTAGGGGTGAATGAAGTTACGCGAGTGCTTGAGAGAATGCCCCCAATTCCTACAAATGAACGCTCATCACTATCGGCCAAATTGCATTCTACTCGACTTCAG GTAATACTAATAGCATCTGATTGTTATCCGCGGTTGCTGACCAAGCATCTGGAAAGCTTGGCTAATTCAAAAAAGGTACCAGTTGTATTTGTCAAAGACAAGAAAAGAGGTTCTTTGAGATTGGGTGAACTGATTAAACTTAAAACTGCAATTGCCATTGGCGTTAAG GATAAAGGAAACCAGTTCAATCAATTTGTCAGCACCGAAATGCTTTCATAA
- the LOC132644886 gene encoding uncharacterized protein LOC132644886 isoform X1, with translation MSMPIAASTTINKYNPSCYEGEVLDRLLTAIKREIEIARNSGIAIPEKIWFKQQFSVGVNEVTRVLERMPPIPTNERSSLSAKLHSTRLQVILIASDCYPRLLTKHLESLANSKKVPVVFVKDKKRGSLRLGELIKLKTAIAIGVKDKGNQFNQFVSTEMLS, from the exons ATGAGTATGCCAATTGCTGCTTCTACAACAAT CAATAAATATAATCCCAGTTGCTATGAAGGTGAAGTTCTGGACCGTCTCCTCACAGCGATTAAAAG GGAGATAGAGATAGCTAGAAACTCAGGCATAGCTATACCTGAGAAAATTTGGTTTAAG CAGCAGTTCTCAGTAGGGGTGAATGAAGTTACGCGAGTGCTTGAGAGAATGCCCCCAATTCCTACAAATGAACGCTCATCACTATCGGCCAAATTGCATTCTACTCGACTTCAG GTAATACTAATAGCATCTGATTGTTATCCGCGGTTGCTGACCAAGCATCTGGAAAGCTTGGCTAATTCAAAAAAGGTACCAGTTGTATTTGTCAAAGACAAGAAAAGAGGTTCTTTGAGATTGGGTGAACTGATTAAACTTAAAACTGCAATTGCCATTGGCGTTAAG GATAAAGGAAACCAGTTCAATCAATTTGTCAGCACCGAAATGCTTTCATAA
- the LOC132644886 gene encoding uncharacterized protein LOC132644886 isoform X2 yields MSMPIAASTTINKYNPSCYEGEVLDRLLTAIKREIEIARNSGIAIPEKIWFKQFSVGVNEVTRVLERMPPIPTNERSSLSAKLHSTRLQVILIASDCYPRLLTKHLESLANSKKVPVVFVKDKKRGSLRLGELIKLKTAIAIGVKDKGNQFNQFVSTEMLS; encoded by the exons ATGAGTATGCCAATTGCTGCTTCTACAACAAT CAATAAATATAATCCCAGTTGCTATGAAGGTGAAGTTCTGGACCGTCTCCTCACAGCGATTAAAAG GGAGATAGAGATAGCTAGAAACTCAGGCATAGCTATACCTGAGAAAATTTGGTTTAAG CAGTTCTCAGTAGGGGTGAATGAAGTTACGCGAGTGCTTGAGAGAATGCCCCCAATTCCTACAAATGAACGCTCATCACTATCGGCCAAATTGCATTCTACTCGACTTCAG GTAATACTAATAGCATCTGATTGTTATCCGCGGTTGCTGACCAAGCATCTGGAAAGCTTGGCTAATTCAAAAAAGGTACCAGTTGTATTTGTCAAAGACAAGAAAAGAGGTTCTTTGAGATTGGGTGAACTGATTAAACTTAAAACTGCAATTGCCATTGGCGTTAAG GATAAAGGAAACCAGTTCAATCAATTTGTCAGCACCGAAATGCTTTCATAA